A stretch of DNA from Spirosoma endbachense:
GATCACCAGCAAGACGATAAAAATCTGCAATCACTTGCCAAACAAATGAACGTCACGCTGCCAACCGGGCTCTCCGACAAAAGCAACGGCCATTTAGGCAAACTAACCGGTATGAAGGCTGGTACTGAATTCGATTTACAATACCTCGAAAATATGATCAGCGTGAACGATGATGCACTCGATTCTGCCGACGACCTCCGCGATCACGCCCCTAATGATGCCGTCAAAACCTTCGCCAGAAAGCTTTTAGACGACGACGAGAAACATAAAAAGCAAGCCAAGCAATTGAAAAATGTACTGGACTAACCCATAGCGCGGGCGATCACCGATCGCCCGCGCTATTGACTTTTAATATCCTCTTGCGGTATTATCGGCTCGTGGGTCCGATGCACCTTCATACGAACCATCGGGACGAATCAGTACACAATCCATTCGACCAAGGGTGTTCGTCAGTTTTTCGAGTATATAGCCACGACTTTGCAGGGCCTGAACGGTAGCATCGGAGAAAGCCCCATTCTCAAATGTAGTCTTATCGGGAAGCCACTGATGGTGGAATTTCAACGCATTGACGGCCTGTTGCATTGTCATTCCGTGCTCGATTACGTTCAGAATAGTCTGGTAAACCGAGGTTATGATGGTTGATCCGCCCGGTGTTCCTACCACCATAAATAGCTTACCATCTTTTTCCAGAATAGTTGGTGTCATGGACGAAAGCATTCGTTTGTTGGGCGCAATGGCATTCGCCTGATTGCCAATCAATCCGAACATATTCGGAACGCCTGGTTTAACACTGAAATCGTCCATCTCGTTATTCATGAAGAAACCAGCTCCACCGATAACAACCCGGCTTCCATAACCACCATTGAGCGTTGTGGTAATACTGACGGCACTGCCCTCTTTGTCGACGATCGAAAAGTGAGTTGTTTCGAGACTTTCGTAGCCGGGAATCATGCCCCCTTTTACGGTTTTACTATCGCTTGCTTTAGCAAACGAGAAATCAGTCCAGCGCGTGCTGAGATAATCCGGACTCATTAGCTTGTCAACCGGCACTTTCACAAAATCGGGGTCACCTAAAAACTTGGCCCGGTCGGCATATACGCGACGTTCAGCCTCAATCATGACCTGCACCGTTGAATCACGATTCCAGCCCCATTTACGCAACGGATAGGGTTCTGTAAAACGCATCAGTTGCACGAGCGCTACACCCCCACTGGAAGTCGGTGGCATCGTGATAACGTTGTAGTTTTTGTATTTCGCCTGAATCGGGTCGCGCCAGGCGGAATGATAATTTTTAAGGTCCTCTTCAGTAATCAGGCCTTTCCCGCGCTGCATTTCTTCGGCAATCAGCCGCGCTGTCTCGCCCTCGTAGAATCCGGCCCGCCCCTGCCCCTGAATCCGTTGCAGCGTTTTAGCCAGATCGGCTTGAACAAATACATCTCCTTTATGCCAGGTGACCGTGTCTGTTGGCACTGTGCTTTTCAGGAAGTATGTTTTGCCAGGATTTATCGTATTCAGATCCGGTTTGATTCGGTTTAAACCTAATGCATCCCGTTCGGTGAGCGCAAAGCCTTTTTCGGCCAGATCAACAGCAGGCTGTATTACCTGGCTCCAGGGTAATTTGCCGAACCGTTTGTGAGCCTCGGCCATACCGTCTACCGATCCGGGTACGCCACTTGCCAGATGGCCACTTATGCTTAGTCCCTGCCGAACATTGCCAAGCGAATCGAGGTACATGTTCTGACTGGCCTTACCAGGAGCTTTTTCGCGATAATCGAGCGTATACGCTTTTCCTGCGTTATCCCGATACACCATAAATCCTCCCCCCCCAATATTGCCTGCTCCGGGATATACGACAGCCAGGGCAAACTGAATCGCCACAGCAGCATCGACCGCATTACCGCCCGCTTGCAGAATAGCCAGACCTACCTGAGAGGCTTCGGGATGTGCGGAGGCAACCATACCATTCCGCCCAATAACACCTTGCCGATCCGAGAAAAATGGCTTTACGGTTGGGTCTTCGTCGCGGTATTGATAAACTCCCTGGCTCTGCTCTATTTTTGAACTGGACGTAGTAGATGGAGCCTGGGTTTTGCAGGAAGCAACAGCAAGGGCAAACAGTATTAGGGAAGGATAATAAATACTATTTTTTTTCATACGGGGGTCCGGTTAGGCGGTTGTAAACCCCTAAACTACAAAAATTGCTTTATCTGAGCGCGTTATGTCGGCAAACAAGCTGCTTGCTAAAAGCACATTTTCGAATCAGCCGACGCTATCGTTTCAAAGAAATCTGTTAACGCAACATGCAATCGAAAGCACGATTTACGATTAGTGGCAACCATTTATCCGTCAGAATCTTGTACTTGTCCGAAATGATTGGGCAGGGAAGGATTTTATTTATTTCTTTGTTACTCTCACCAGATTAAAGTCTGCCAGAACCATAAAACACCATGCGGTTTCTTCGTCAGGTATTAGAAAGTTTTCGGTTTGCGTGGCAGGCCCTGCGTTCCAATCTCCTTCGCACAACGCTCTCACTGCTGGGCGTAACCGTCGGGATCTTTGCGATTATTGCCGTTTTTACGCTGGTCGATTCACTGGAACGAAATATCAAGGATAGTCTCTCTTTTATCGGCGATAAGGTCGTTTATGTACAAA
This window harbors:
- the ggt gene encoding gamma-glutamyltransferase, which gives rise to MKKNSIYYPSLILFALAVASCKTQAPSTTSSSKIEQSQGVYQYRDEDPTVKPFFSDRQGVIGRNGMVASAHPEASQVGLAILQAGGNAVDAAVAIQFALAVVYPGAGNIGGGGFMVYRDNAGKAYTLDYREKAPGKASQNMYLDSLGNVRQGLSISGHLASGVPGSVDGMAEAHKRFGKLPWSQVIQPAVDLAEKGFALTERDALGLNRIKPDLNTINPGKTYFLKSTVPTDTVTWHKGDVFVQADLAKTLQRIQGQGRAGFYEGETARLIAEEMQRGKGLITEEDLKNYHSAWRDPIQAKYKNYNVITMPPTSSGGVALVQLMRFTEPYPLRKWGWNRDSTVQVMIEAERRVYADRAKFLGDPDFVKVPVDKLMSPDYLSTRWTDFSFAKASDSKTVKGGMIPGYESLETTHFSIVDKEGSAVSITTTLNGGYGSRVVIGGAGFFMNNEMDDFSVKPGVPNMFGLIGNQANAIAPNKRMLSSMTPTILEKDGKLFMVVGTPGGSTIITSVYQTILNVIEHGMTMQQAVNALKFHHQWLPDKTTFENGAFSDATVQALQSRGYILEKLTNTLGRMDCVLIRPDGSYEGASDPRADNTARGY
- a CDS encoding DUF4142 domain-containing protein produces the protein MKPTTSLSIVLVGLMLTYGCSSSSDNTEKAEKINNDKIDKQAIAVSNDAKEEAKGVSKNMVELANSSLTEFELSKVALKKATNPEVKAYAQRVMNDHQQDDKNLQSLAKQMNVTLPTGLSDKSNGHLGKLTGMKAGTEFDLQYLENMISVNDDALDSADDLRDHAPNDAVKTFARKLLDDDEKHKKQAKQLKNVLD